A single genomic interval of Sphingobium sp. EM0848 harbors:
- a CDS encoding alpha/beta hydrolase, giving the protein MRKTTKLFAAAASLALGGAPAIAQNKAGEPVKSIVLVHGGFVDGSGWMDVYKILKKDGYAVTIVQNPTNSLDEDVAVTKRAIAAADGKVILVGHSYGGVVVSEAGTDPKVAGVVYIAAFAPDKGESVASLIANPAPGAPVPPILPPKDGYLFLDSAKFAASFAADVRPDLAQFMADSQVPWGVNALSGSVTSPAWKVKPSWYLVAGEDRMIPPAAQRQMAARARATVEEVAGSHAIYVSKPVAVASIIEKAAHGASK; this is encoded by the coding sequence ATGCGCAAGACCACCAAGCTTTTCGCCGCCGCTGCCTCGCTGGCTTTGGGTGGAGCTCCCGCCATTGCCCAGAACAAGGCGGGCGAGCCCGTCAAGTCGATCGTGCTGGTGCACGGCGGCTTTGTCGATGGTTCGGGCTGGATGGACGTCTACAAGATCCTGAAAAAGGACGGCTATGCCGTGACCATCGTCCAGAACCCGACCAACTCGCTCGACGAAGATGTTGCCGTCACCAAGCGCGCCATCGCAGCCGCCGACGGCAAGGTGATCCTGGTCGGCCATAGCTATGGCGGCGTGGTCGTGTCCGAAGCGGGCACCGATCCCAAGGTTGCGGGCGTCGTCTACATTGCCGCCTTCGCGCCGGACAAAGGTGAGTCGGTCGCCTCGCTGATCGCCAATCCCGCACCGGGCGCGCCTGTGCCGCCGATCCTGCCGCCCAAGGACGGCTATCTGTTCCTGGACAGCGCGAAATTCGCGGCCTCCTTCGCAGCCGATGTGCGTCCCGACCTTGCCCAGTTCATGGCTGACTCGCAGGTGCCCTGGGGCGTCAATGCGCTGTCGGGCAGCGTGACCAGCCCGGCCTGGAAGGTGAAGCCGAGCTGGTATCTGGTCGCTGGCGAGGACCGGATGATCCCGCCTGCCGCTCAGCGCCAGATGGCCGCCCGTGCCCGAGCCACTGTCGAGGAAGTGGCGGGCAGCCATGCCATCTATGTGTCCAAGCCTGTCGCCGTGGCTTCGATCATCGAGAAGGCCGCCCACGGTGCGAGCAAATAA
- a CDS encoding MarR family winged helix-turn-helix transcriptional regulator — MANPGKAPPPLDQQLCFSLYSTTIAINRLYKPMLDSLGVTYPQYLVLSTLWERDGQMISAIADRLALEPSTITPLMKRLESAGFVSRQRNPDNERQVQVFLTAKGKDLRAQSSCLTDALLENSGLDVAGLIALNEQIQQLRAALVGKGSASKALP; from the coding sequence ATGGCGAACCCCGGCAAGGCACCGCCTCCGCTCGACCAGCAACTCTGCTTTTCGCTCTATTCGACCACGATCGCGATCAATCGCCTGTACAAGCCGATGCTTGATTCGCTGGGCGTGACCTATCCGCAATATCTGGTGCTGAGCACCTTGTGGGAACGGGACGGGCAGATGATCTCGGCCATTGCCGACCGACTTGCGCTGGAGCCGAGCACAATCACCCCGCTGATGAAGCGCCTGGAAAGCGCGGGCTTTGTGTCGCGTCAGCGCAATCCCGACAATGAGCGCCAGGTTCAGGTATTCCTTACCGCCAAGGGCAAAGACCTGCGTGCCCAGTCGTCATGCCTGACCGACGCTTTGCTCGAAAATTCCGGATTGGACGTGGCGGGACTGATCGCACTCAACGAACAGATCCAGCAACTGCGTGCGGCTTTGGTCGGCAAGGGCTCGGCGTCCAAAGCCTTGCCCTAG
- a CDS encoding DHA2 family efflux MFS transporter permease subunit — MTGGADHVPLRGGGLWIVAVALALGTFMQVLDTTIANVSLTTIAGNLGVSSDNSTWVITAFAAANGVSVPLTGWLMRRYGLVRTFVVSVLLFTLASFLCGIAWSLPSLILFRLLQGGVSGPMIPGSQALLLAIFPEAKRSLALGVWSMTTLVGPVAGPLLGGYISDNYHWGWIFLINVPVGLFSAFVTWNVLNRRDTPAHKVVLDRVGVLMLAFWVGALQIVLDLGKNADWFHSSMIVVMAILAVLSFLAWLIWERTDDHPAVDLTLFANRNFALGTVALALGFALFFANNLLLPLWLQRELGYTATWAGLVAAPSGAVAVLLTPFITRISGRIDPRWLATVAFVAFGISFAMRSGFSADTDFWHFTAPMMVQGVATSTFLMAMLTISLSEIPPEKMPMATGISNFVRITMSSFAASLITTVWDRREAFHQSRLSEAITLFTGQFSQATERLGGTGINDHAAAGAIAQQMAKQAYLLSSIDIFWVSSAISFAMIALVWLARRPTAQTGPIAAD; from the coding sequence ATGACCGGCGGCGCAGACCACGTCCCGCTGCGTGGAGGGGGGCTGTGGATTGTCGCGGTGGCATTGGCGCTTGGCACCTTCATGCAGGTGCTCGACACGACCATCGCCAATGTTTCGCTGACGACGATCGCCGGTAATCTGGGCGTGAGTTCCGACAACAGCACCTGGGTGATTACCGCCTTCGCTGCCGCGAACGGCGTTTCGGTGCCGCTGACCGGCTGGCTGATGCGGCGCTATGGCCTTGTGCGCACCTTTGTCGTCTCGGTGTTGCTGTTCACCCTTGCCTCCTTCCTTTGCGGCATTGCCTGGAGCCTTCCCTCGCTCATCCTGTTCCGCTTGCTTCAGGGCGGAGTCTCGGGACCGATGATCCCCGGCAGCCAGGCGCTGCTGCTTGCGATCTTTCCGGAAGCCAAGCGTTCACTGGCGCTTGGCGTATGGTCGATGACGACGCTGGTCGGCCCGGTGGCGGGTCCGCTGCTGGGCGGATATATTTCCGACAATTATCATTGGGGCTGGATTTTCCTGATCAACGTGCCCGTCGGCCTGTTTTCGGCTTTTGTTACGTGGAACGTCCTGAATCGCCGCGATACGCCCGCGCATAAGGTCGTGCTCGACCGGGTCGGCGTCCTGATGCTGGCCTTCTGGGTCGGCGCGTTGCAGATCGTCCTCGACCTCGGCAAGAATGCCGACTGGTTCCATTCATCCATGATCGTGGTCATGGCGATATTGGCCGTCCTCAGCTTCCTTGCCTGGTTGATCTGGGAACGCACCGACGATCACCCGGCGGTCGACCTCACCCTGTTTGCGAACCGCAACTTCGCGCTCGGGACCGTGGCGCTGGCGCTGGGCTTTGCGCTGTTCTTCGCCAACAACCTGCTGCTGCCGCTCTGGCTCCAGCGCGAGCTTGGCTATACCGCGACATGGGCCGGACTGGTCGCGGCGCCGAGCGGGGCGGTCGCCGTGCTGCTGACACCGTTCATTACCCGGATTTCGGGGCGGATCGATCCACGCTGGCTCGCGACCGTCGCTTTTGTGGCGTTCGGCATCTCCTTTGCCATGCGCTCGGGCTTTTCGGCCGATACCGACTTCTGGCACTTCACAGCGCCGATGATGGTGCAGGGTGTCGCGACCAGCACTTTCCTGATGGCCATGCTGACGATTTCGCTCAGCGAGATTCCACCTGAAAAAATGCCGATGGCGACCGGCATCTCGAACTTCGTGCGCATCACGATGAGCAGCTTTGCCGCCTCACTCATCACCACGGTCTGGGACCGCCGCGAAGCCTTTCACCAGAGCCGGCTGTCGGAGGCGATCACCCTCTTCACCGGTCAGTTCAGTCAGGCCACCGAGCGGCTGGGCGGCACCGGTATCAACGACCACGCCGCCGCCGGAGCGATCGCGCAGCAGATGGCGAAGCAGGCCTATCTGCTCTCTTCGATCGATATTTTCTGGGTGAGCAGTGCGATCAGCTTTGCAATGATCGCGCTGGTATGGCTCGCCCGCCGGCCCACCGCCCAAACCGGCCCCATCGCGGCGGACTAG
- a CDS encoding efflux RND transporter periplasmic adaptor subunit, with product MNKIVRNFEPDTATPVDPLPEVADDPTGFSPQPNDKGRARKRGFLLLGAAVGLGLAAYGGYSLLAGDSEGTDDAYVAGDVVAITSREAGNVIALHADDTQSVRRGEPLIDLDPATADAQLAAAEAKLAQSVRSVRSAFARVDETSAEIVQANAELSRARNDLARRQQAAADGAVSGEEVSHAADSVRTAAATLALAQSRHAQASSTVQGTSIRTNPDVLEAIAAYRRAAIVKSHMHIIAPVDGVIAKRAVQLGQQVSPGAPLMAVVPLKRLWIDANFRETQLADLRVGQPVVITSDAYGSSITFHGKVEGLGAGSGNAFALLPPQNASGNWIKIVQRLPVRIALDPHELDHNPLRIGLSVTVKVDTRDHSGIPVARAATRNFQSQQSDDGGAGVEQRLAAIIAENAGGRGL from the coding sequence ATGAACAAGATCGTCCGCAATTTCGAACCCGACACGGCGACCCCGGTCGATCCGCTTCCCGAAGTCGCCGACGACCCGACGGGATTCTCTCCCCAGCCCAATGACAAGGGCAGGGCGCGCAAGCGGGGCTTCCTGTTGCTAGGTGCCGCCGTGGGCCTCGGACTTGCCGCTTATGGGGGGTACAGCCTGCTCGCCGGCGACAGTGAGGGCACGGACGATGCCTATGTCGCGGGCGATGTGGTCGCGATCACCAGCCGCGAGGCGGGCAATGTCATCGCGCTCCATGCCGATGACACCCAGAGCGTCCGGCGCGGCGAACCCCTGATCGACCTCGATCCGGCAACCGCCGACGCGCAACTGGCGGCGGCCGAGGCCAAGCTGGCGCAGTCGGTTCGCTCGGTCCGCTCCGCTTTCGCGCGCGTGGATGAAACCAGCGCCGAAATCGTCCAGGCCAATGCCGAACTTTCGCGCGCCCGCAACGACCTTGCCCGGCGCCAGCAGGCTGCGGCCGACGGTGCCGTATCGGGCGAGGAAGTTTCGCACGCCGCCGACAGCGTCCGCACCGCCGCCGCCACGCTCGCACTGGCGCAGAGCCGCCATGCTCAGGCCAGTTCGACGGTGCAGGGCACCAGCATCCGCACCAATCCCGATGTACTCGAAGCCATCGCCGCCTATCGCCGCGCGGCGATCGTCAAAAGCCATATGCACATCATCGCTCCTGTCGACGGCGTGATCGCCAAGCGGGCGGTCCAGCTTGGCCAGCAGGTTTCGCCCGGAGCGCCGCTGATGGCCGTCGTGCCGCTCAAGCGCCTGTGGATCGACGCGAACTTCCGCGAAACGCAGCTTGCCGACCTGCGTGTCGGCCAGCCTGTCGTCATCACCAGCGACGCCTATGGGTCAAGCATCACCTTTCACGGCAAGGTGGAGGGGTTGGGCGCGGGCAGCGGCAATGCCTTCGCGCTACTGCCGCCGCAGAACGCCAGCGGCAACTGGATTAAGATCGTCCAGCGGCTGCCCGTGCGCATCGCGCTCGATCCGCACGAACTGGATCATAACCCGCTTCGCATCGGCCTGTCGGTTACCGTCAAGGTCGATACGCGTGATCATAGCGGCATCCCGGTGGCACGCGCCGCGACCCGCAATTTCCAGAGCCAGCAGAGCGATGATGGCGGCGCGGGTGTCGAGCAGCGGCTCGCGGCGATCATCGCTGAGAATGCGGGCGGGAGGGGGCTATGA
- a CDS encoding efflux transporter outer membrane subunit codes for MSSPYRRSLALLTAALLAGCAAIPKVAPQVEQVSASSLGLGAADVAQIAPDWWTALGDPQLDRIMADALAGNPTLEAAMARLRIAQAGIAAQRAGLLPQIGADISEQRQRLSEKALIPPPYAGSGQWIGTAQASLSWSLDLAGKQKAIVDQARASADAALFDLAAARVTLSGAVAETYANLTRADTEARIATEFIQSREASLKLAETRKASALASDFDIRAAQTLLAQARQRQVRAEGNRALMIHALAALAGRGADYHATIGAPMLRLDGVLPVPTVLPADLIARRADIMAARARVDASEAGRRAARAAFYPNVDIRAFLGASALGLGSLFTGGALAAGVGPAIHLPIFEGGRLKADYKAAVGQIDVAVADYNGLVIDAVKQAADALSAVDTSAADAHEQRAILADLQETVRLDGVRVRSGLGSRLDVLATGDRLLAARQDQANIDADGMIHRIQLLTALGGGFAPLPIQSSAPAALTQRSMR; via the coding sequence ATGTCCAGTCCCTATCGACGCTCGCTCGCCCTTTTGACGGCGGCATTGCTGGCAGGCTGCGCCGCGATCCCCAAGGTCGCGCCGCAGGTCGAGCAGGTCAGCGCATCATCGCTCGGCCTTGGCGCGGCGGACGTGGCGCAGATCGCACCCGACTGGTGGACCGCACTTGGCGATCCACAGCTTGACCGGATCATGGCTGACGCACTGGCCGGCAATCCCACGCTGGAAGCCGCCATGGCCCGGTTGCGCATCGCTCAGGCTGGCATCGCCGCGCAAAGGGCGGGGCTGCTGCCGCAGATCGGCGCGGATATTTCCGAGCAGCGCCAGCGTCTAAGCGAAAAGGCACTGATTCCACCGCCCTATGCGGGATCGGGCCAATGGATAGGGACGGCACAGGCCAGTTTGAGCTGGTCGCTCGACCTTGCGGGCAAGCAGAAGGCGATCGTCGATCAGGCGCGTGCTTCGGCTGACGCTGCGTTGTTCGATCTTGCGGCCGCCCGTGTCACGCTCAGCGGTGCGGTCGCCGAAACCTATGCCAATTTGACACGCGCCGATACCGAGGCGAGGATCGCAACCGAATTCATACAATCCCGCGAAGCCTCATTGAAACTTGCCGAAACCCGCAAGGCCAGCGCCCTTGCAAGCGATTTCGACATTCGCGCGGCGCAAACCTTGCTGGCGCAGGCCCGGCAGCGGCAGGTCCGCGCCGAAGGCAATCGCGCGCTGATGATCCATGCCCTTGCCGCGCTCGCAGGCAGGGGCGCCGACTATCATGCCACGATCGGTGCGCCGATGCTCAGGCTTGACGGGGTATTGCCTGTTCCGACCGTGTTGCCCGCCGATCTGATCGCGCGCCGCGCCGATATCATGGCGGCCAGAGCGAGGGTGGACGCCAGCGAAGCGGGACGCCGCGCCGCTCGCGCTGCCTTCTATCCCAATGTGGACATTCGGGCTTTTCTGGGCGCTTCGGCACTTGGCCTCGGCTCGCTCTTCACCGGCGGCGCCCTTGCTGCCGGTGTTGGTCCGGCCATCCATCTGCCGATCTTCGAGGGCGGACGGCTCAAGGCCGACTATAAAGCGGCAGTCGGCCAGATCGACGTCGCTGTGGCGGACTATAACGGCCTGGTGATCGATGCCGTGAAGCAGGCGGCCGATGCGCTGTCCGCCGTCGACACCAGTGCGGCCGATGCGCATGAGCAACGCGCCATCCTTGCCGATCTTCAGGAAACTGTGCGGCTTGACGGCGTGCGGGTGCGGAGCGGACTTGGCTCGCGCCTGGATGTCCTTGCCACCGGAGACCGCCTGCTCGCCGCGAGGCAAGACCAGGCAAACATCGACGCCGACGGCATGATCCACCGCATCCAGCTTCTTACCGCGCTCGGCGGCGGCTTCGCTCCGCTACCGATCCAGTCGTCCGCCCCAGCCGCCCTGACGCAAAGGTCCATGCGATGA
- a CDS encoding SDR family oxidoreductase has translation MSEAKGTALITGASSGIGAIYADRLARQGYDLILVARRADRLEEVADSIRKATAREVETLAADLGDPADLRRVETRVSNDRRIALLINNAGIGSAARALEADVDTMSAMVSINVEALMRLSYAAVPAFVARGRGAIVNIASVVAVAPELLNGVYGGTKAFVLAFSQSLRRELDGTGVHVQVVLPGATATDFWEVSGQPLEHLPSEIVMRADDLVDAALNGLERGEFATIPGLHDERLWNDFEAARQAMAGQLSTSTPAARYRG, from the coding sequence ATGAGCGAAGCCAAGGGCACTGCCCTCATCACCGGAGCGTCGAGCGGTATCGGCGCCATCTATGCCGATCGCCTGGCCCGTCAGGGCTATGACCTGATCCTGGTCGCGCGCCGCGCCGATAGGCTGGAAGAGGTGGCTGACAGTATCCGCAAAGCAACGGCGCGCGAGGTCGAGACGCTGGCCGCCGATCTGGGCGACCCCGCCGATCTGCGGCGCGTCGAGACGCGCGTGAGCAATGATCGCCGGATCGCGCTGCTGATCAACAATGCCGGTATCGGATCGGCCGCACGGGCGCTGGAGGCCGATGTCGACACGATGAGCGCGATGGTCTCCATCAACGTCGAAGCCCTGATGCGTCTCAGCTATGCGGCGGTTCCCGCCTTTGTCGCGCGCGGCCGGGGCGCGATTGTCAATATCGCATCGGTTGTCGCGGTGGCGCCCGAACTGCTGAACGGCGTCTATGGCGGCACCAAGGCCTTCGTATTGGCTTTCAGCCAGAGCCTGCGCCGTGAACTGGACGGTACGGGCGTCCATGTGCAGGTCGTCCTGCCCGGAGCGACCGCCACCGATTTCTGGGAAGTATCGGGCCAGCCCCTTGAGCATCTGCCGAGCGAGATCGTGATGCGTGCCGACGATCTGGTCGACGCCGCCCTGAACGGGCTTGAACGCGGCGAGTTCGCGACCATTCCGGGCCTTCACGACGAACGCCTCTGGAATGATTTCGAGGCGGCGCGGCAGGCCATGGCCGGCCAGTTGTCCACCAGCACGCCAGCCGCACGCTACCGAGGTTGA
- a CDS encoding NAD(P)/FAD-dependent oxidoreductase: MRCGPSVTPKDIDLQALRDKYAQERDKRLRKDGTAQYIHTGGGEDPDFWENDPHMPPVVRDPIVDDVEVVVIGGGFAGLLAGAHLKKAGVDDVRIIEMGGDFGGVWYWNRYPGIQCDNESYCYIPLLEELNYMPSKRFPDGVEIYQHCRNIGTHFGLYEGALFGTMIRAIRWNEATQRWTITTNHDDELRARYVVMATGPWSKPKLPGIAGLHSFKGHAFHSARWDYDYTGGNTTDTTLDKLADKRVAVIGTGATAIQIVPYLGRYARHLTVFQRTPSAVDARRNPPTDPEWAASLKPGWQKERQANFHAFASDPFPSIPATEDISCDFFTEVGRNVSARINGHANLSTDDLAAIREEEDYGVMERIRRRVDDIVEDPATAEALKPYYRYMCKRPCSSNDYLETFNRSNVTLVDVSGSKGVERVTEKGLIANDQEHEVDCIIFASGFEISAQDQKVASGIEAIDGRDGLSLYDHWRDGFRTLHGMTSHGFPGMFFTGYTQGGGNASVTANYVQQGEHIAYIIAEARVRGATTVEPTVEAQDDWVRTVHELAPPNTFLEQCTPGYYNNEGGGNGGIRAAIGERYAAGFYAFDKLLDDWRNEGQMVGMRLIK; this comes from the coding sequence ATGCGTTGTGGTCCGTCCGTTACGCCGAAAGACATTGATCTTCAGGCGCTGCGCGACAAATATGCGCAGGAGCGCGACAAGCGCCTCCGCAAGGATGGTACAGCGCAATATATCCATACGGGTGGGGGTGAGGATCCCGACTTCTGGGAAAATGATCCGCACATGCCTCCGGTGGTGCGCGACCCTATCGTCGATGATGTCGAAGTCGTCGTCATCGGCGGCGGTTTTGCCGGGCTGCTGGCGGGCGCGCATCTGAAGAAGGCGGGCGTCGACGATGTGCGGATCATCGAGATGGGCGGCGATTTTGGAGGCGTCTGGTATTGGAACCGCTATCCCGGTATCCAGTGCGACAATGAATCCTATTGCTACATTCCACTGCTGGAAGAGCTGAACTATATGCCGTCCAAGCGGTTTCCGGACGGCGTCGAAATCTACCAGCATTGCCGCAATATCGGCACGCATTTCGGCCTTTATGAAGGCGCCCTGTTCGGTACGATGATCCGTGCGATCCGCTGGAATGAAGCGACCCAGCGCTGGACGATCACCACCAATCATGACGATGAATTGCGCGCACGCTATGTCGTGATGGCGACCGGGCCATGGAGCAAGCCCAAGCTGCCGGGCATAGCGGGCCTCCACAGCTTCAAGGGGCACGCATTCCACTCCGCTCGCTGGGATTATGACTATACCGGCGGTAATACGACCGACACGACGCTCGACAAGCTGGCCGACAAACGGGTGGCCGTGATCGGCACCGGCGCGACCGCGATTCAGATCGTCCCTTATCTCGGGCGTTACGCCAGGCATCTCACGGTCTTTCAGCGTACCCCCTCCGCTGTGGACGCGCGCCGCAATCCGCCGACCGATCCTGAATGGGCGGCATCGCTCAAACCGGGCTGGCAAAAGGAGCGCCAGGCCAATTTCCATGCCTTCGCGTCCGACCCGTTCCCCTCCATCCCGGCGACGGAGGATATCAGCTGCGATTTCTTTACCGAAGTCGGCCGCAATGTGTCCGCGCGGATCAACGGCCATGCCAATCTGTCGACCGATGACCTGGCCGCCATCCGTGAGGAGGAGGATTATGGCGTCATGGAACGTATTCGCCGCCGGGTCGACGACATCGTGGAAGATCCGGCCACGGCCGAGGCGTTGAAACCCTATTATCGCTACATGTGCAAGCGGCCCTGCTCCAGCAATGATTATCTGGAGACATTCAATCGGTCCAATGTGACACTGGTCGACGTTTCCGGATCGAAAGGCGTTGAACGCGTGACGGAGAAGGGACTGATCGCCAATGATCAGGAACATGAGGTCGACTGCATCATCTTCGCCAGCGGTTTCGAGATCTCGGCTCAGGACCAGAAGGTCGCCTCCGGCATAGAGGCGATTGACGGCCGGGACGGGTTGTCACTTTACGATCACTGGCGCGACGGATTCCGCACATTGCATGGCATGACCAGCCATGGTTTTCCCGGCATGTTCTTCACCGGCTATACGCAGGGCGGCGGGAATGCGAGCGTGACTGCGAATTATGTTCAGCAGGGTGAGCATATCGCCTATATCATCGCCGAGGCCCGTGTCCGAGGCGCAACCACAGTCGAACCGACCGTAGAGGCCCAGGACGACTGGGTCAGGACGGTCCACGAACTCGCCCCGCCGAACACCTTCCTCGAACAATGCACCCCTGGTTATTATAATAATGAAGGTGGCGGCAATGGCGGCATCCGCGCAGCAATCGGGGAACGATACGCCGCTGGTTTCTATGCCTTCGACAAGTTGTTGGATGATTGGCGCAATGAAGGCCAAATGGTTGGCATGCGATTGATAAAATAA